The stretch of DNA CGCCCTGCTCGCCCTTGAAGACGGCTCCGGCAAGGGGGGTCTGGCCCTTGTCGTTGACCCGGTCGGGGTCGGCGCCGCGCTCGATCAGCAGCCGGACCGTCTCCTCGTGGCCGTGGTACGCGGCCAGCATCACCAGGGTGTCGCCCCGGTCGTTGGCCAGGTTCGCCGGGGCACCGGCGTCCAGGTAGGCGGCCAGCACGGCGGTGCCGCCGGTGCGGGCGGCGTCGAAGAGCTTGCCGGCCAGCTCGATCACGTCGGCGTCGGGGTGCTGCCCGGCGGCGGAGCCGGACGAGGCGGAATCGGTCATGGAGCGGGCCCTCCCGTTTCGTGTGGCGCGCCGTCTCCCGGGCGCGTCGTTTCCGGTGCCGTCCGGCCTGCGGCCGATCCGACGTACCGCACCGTAGCGGACGACACGCCGCCACGGTGGTAACGCATCCGTTCGGGCGAATTTCCCTGCGCGCGAAACCCCCTTCTCCGCCCCCGCTCGCCCCGCCCGGGCCGCCCCGAGGCTTCGCGCGCGTACGACCCGGTCTCCACCCCGCCGGAGAAACACCCGTTTGCCACATTCCATCATCTATTACTTTTTGTCACGATAAGGACACTTTCGGTAACACCATCGAACACACCTCTTTTTCCAGTACGTCCCTGTCCCCCCTCTCCGAGGAGCAGACGCGTGATCCTCTCCATCTCCGGCATCGTCCTGTTCGGCACCATCACCTTCCTGTTCTTCCGACGGGACGGCCTCAAGCCCTCGCATGCGATCGTCTGCGCCCTCCTCGGCTTCTACATCGCCGGCTCCTCCATCGCGCCCAGCATCCAGGCGGGCGGCGCGAGCCTGGCCAGCCTGCTCGGCGGCCTCAAGTTCTGACCGGCCCACCGGCCCACGCCGGCCCGGGTGCGGCCCCCACCGCCCCGGGCCCACTGCCGTACCCACCGGCAGCCGAACCCCCGTAGACCCTGCCCGCCCTCGACCCGCCGGGGAGACCCCAGGAATGTCCCTCAACCGCCAGCTCAGCCGGGGGCGCGACTTCGCCCGCACGGCCGGCGACCACGCCGCCGACATGTTCGCGCCGCTCACCATGATCGGCCGCGGGCTGCGCAGCCACGCCGACTGGGCCAAGGGCCGCTGGGCCGCCACCCCCAAGGAGCGCCGCGGCCCGACCCTCTTCCTCACCGCCGCCGCCCTGCTGGGCGTGGCCCTGCTGCCGCACGGCCCGCTCTTCGCGCTGATCGCGCTGATGGGCAGCGCCGCCTGGGCCGGCCGCCGCCCCAAGGCCGTGCCGCCGCCCGCCCCGGACCTGGCCGGGGCCAAGCTCGCCGCCCTCTACGCCGCGCTCACCCCCTACCTGGGCGGTTTCGACGACGCGGCTCCGCTCTACCACGCCGAAGGCGACCACAAGGACGCCTTCGACTCCTGGACCTTCGACGAGGAGGGCCGGCTCACCGCCCTGGAGCTGCGCTACCCGCTCTACTTCACCGACACCGAGCCGGGCGCCCGGGCCCGGATCGAGCAGGTGCTCCAGGGCAAGGCCGGCCGCTCCCGCGAGTACCGCTTCGACTGGGACGAGGAGCAGAACAAGCTCCGGGTCACCGCGCTCACCCCGCTGGCCACCGACATCCCGGCCCAGGTCTTCGTCACCACCCCCGGCGAGATCGTGCTGGGCTTCACCGACGCCCAGGGCAGCAGCCGCACCATCCCGGTCACCCAGGCCGGCGTCACCGTCCAGCAGCCCCCGGTGGTCTGGCGCACCGGCTCCCGGGCCGCCGAGCCGCACCTGCTGGCCCTCGGCGCGACCGGCTACGGCACCTCCTCGCTGATCCGCTCGATCGCCCTCCAGGCGCTCCCGCACGGCGATCTGGTGGTGATCGACGGCGCGGGCACCGGCGAGCACGCCTGCCTGGTCAACCGGCCCGGCGTGCACACCGTGGAGACCAGCCTGCACGGCGCCGTGGCGGCGCTGGAGTGGGCCGCCAAGGAGACCGAGCGCCGGCTCTCCGCCCTGAACGCCTCCCGTCAGTACGGCGTCCCGGCCCCGCCGGACGTGACCCGCCCGCTCTGGCTGCTGCTCGACCACCCGACCGAGCTGAGCGAGCTGGCCCAGGCCGAGGGCCGCCCGGACCCGCAGGACCTGCTGGAGGTGCCGCTGCGGCACGGCCGGGCCGCCCGGGTCACCGTGGTGATCGCCGACGGCCTGGACGCCCGGGACCGGATCTCCCCCAGCGTCCGCGCCACCACCCGGGCCCGGGTGGTGCTCGGCCCCGTCCACCCCGAGCTGGCCGCCGAGGCGCTGGGCGTGCCGTTGGACATCTGCCCCGCCTCGCACACCCCGCCCGGCCGCGGCTACGCCCGCCTGGGCACCGCCGCCCCGGTCCGCCTCCAGGTGCCGGTCACCGCCGACCCACTGGACGACGAGGCCCCCGCCGCCGACCGGGACGCCGTGATCGCCCTCCTCCCGCACCGCGACACCCGCGAGGAGGCCCCTGCCCCGACCACCGCCGTGCTGCTCGACAAGGCCGTCCTCCTCGACAAGACCGCGACGCGCCCGAACCCGGCGCACGACTACGACGTGCGCCGATAAGCTGGGGCCGCCACCGCCGCAGAATTTGATCACGCTGTGCACAATTTGTGATACTCAGGGTGATAATTACGCTCAGATGTGACAAATCGGGCGACGGTGGGTACAAACAGGGGCGGCACGACAGGCGACGCATATCCCGGGACGGGAATCTTCGTCGAAGGCCGAGCGTTGACCGAACGACGATGACAGCGACCACTAGTCCTGTGGGCCATAAGCCCGGGAGGCACGATTCATGAGCGAGCGAGCTCTCCGCGGCACGCGACTCGGGGCCACTAGCTACGAGACCGACCGTGGAATCGATCTGGCTCCCCGCCAGACCGTCGAGTACGCATGTCAGAACGGACACCGATTCGAGGTGCCCTTCTCCGTCGAGGCGGAGATTCCCTCGATTTGGGAGTGCCGCTTCTGTGGCCAGGAGGCCATGCTCCTCGACGGAGACGAGCCGGAGGAGAAGAAGACCAAGCCGACGCGCACCCATTGGGACATGCTGATGGAGCGCCGTACGCGTGAGGAGCTGGAGGAGGTGCTGGCCGAGCGGCTGGCCGTGCTCCGCTCCGGCGGGATGAACCTGGCGGTCCACCCGCGGGACACTCGCAAGAGCGCCTGACGCAGAGTGACCGAGAAGGGCCCCGGGCAGCCGCCCGGGGCCCTTCTCGTGCTACCCGCTCACTTGCTTTCGGGGTCGACCACCTTGGTGGCGGGGTCCACGACCTCGCCCTGGATCACCTTGCCGTCGGGGCGGTGGATCCGCAGCTGCTCCTGCATCCGCATCGCGTCCGCGAACGGCGCCGCCCCGGCCGGAGCGGCCGTGCGCAGCGCGGTGGCCGTCAGCCGGCGGCCCAGGGCGCGCCAGAGCGCGCGGGTGGGCGGCAGCAGCAGGGTCAGCGCCACCAGGTCGGAGAGGAAGCCCGGCAGGATCAGCAGCACCCCGGCCAGCACGGTCAGGCTGGTGCCGGTCTGCGGCTGCTGCGGCTGCGGGGCTCGGGTCTGCTCCATCGCGGCGGCGAAGGCCCGGCGGCCGGCCCGCTTGATCAGCGAACCGCCGAGGACCACGCCCGCGATCAGCAGCATCAGCACGGCGAAGCCGCCGAGGTAGCCGGCCACCACGGTGAGCAGCCAGATCTCCAGCACCAGCCAGGCGGTCAGCAGCAGGGGCAACAGCCGCCGGAGGCGGCTGCGCGGGGCGGTCGGGGCCGGGGTGACGTGCTGGCTCACGGTACGGATCCACTCCATCGCGGTGCCGCCCTCGCGCCGCCCGGCCTGCCCGGGCCGCCTTACGGCACCACTGAGGTCAACGACTCGGCCTCGGCCGGTGTTCCGCCGCTCGGCCCGTCGCCGCCGCGTCCGCGCAGCTCATCCCGGTTCCCCCGGGACCGCCGCCCGGCCAGCAGGCCCGCAGCGGCCGCCAGCAGGCCCGCGATCGCCACCACCCACTCCGGGGTCGCCCCCAGCCGGTCCGCGACCGTCTTGCCGTCCCGCAGCGGCACCGTGGCGCTCAGCTCGGCAGCCGTCAGCTCCTCCGTCCGCTGGCTGACCGTGCCGTCCGGCTCGATCACCGCGCTGATCCCGCTGGTGGCGGCGATCAGCACGGCCCGGTCGTGCTCCACCGCGCGCAGGCGCGACATCGCCAGCTGCTGCTCCGGCTGCCCGGTCTCGGCGTACGTGGCGTTGTTGGTCTGCACGACCAGCACCCGGCCGCCGTCGTTCACGGTGTCCCGGACGATCTCGTCGTAAGCCACCTCGAAGCAGATCACGTCCCCGATCCGGGCCGGCCCCAGCTGCATCACGCCGTTGCCCTGGCCGGGGTAGAAGTCCCGGGCCACCCGCTGCAGCCGGGTGATCACCTTCGACAGCTCGGCCCGGAAGGGCACGTACTCGCCGAAGGGCACCGGGTGCTGCTTGGTGTACGAGGCGCCGGGCCCCTTCACCGGGTCCCAGACGATGCCCTCGTTCTGCACGTGCTGGTTGTCCGGCCCGTCCACCAGCGCCCCGACCAGGGTCGGCACGCCGACCGCCTTCACGGCCTGGTCGATCCGGGCGTACGCGGCCGGGTCCAGGAAGGGGTTGAGGTCGGAGGAGTTCTCCGGCCAGATCACCACGTCCGGCTTGGCCACCTTGCCGGCCTTGACGTCCGCCGCCAGCCGCTCGGTGGCCGAGGCGTGGTTGTTGAGCACCATCATCGGCCGCCCAAGGAAGTCCATCCCCGGCTGCGCCACGTTGCCCTGCACCAGGGCCACCTTCACGGTGTCGTCCGCCTTGGTCGGCACCGGCACGGCGTACCCCGCGAGGATCGCGGCCGCCGCCCCCGCCCCGGCCAGCGCCGCAGCCTTCGGGGCCCGGGCGTCCGTACGGAGCCTGAGTGCGCCCCAGGCGAGCAGCGCACCCGAGAGCGCCACCGCGAAGGTCACCAGCGGAGCCCCGCCAATCGCGGCCAGCGGCGTGAACGGGCTGGCCGTGTTGGCGAACGCCAGCCGCCCCCACGGGAAGCCCCCGAACGGCAGCCGGTCCCGCGCCCACTCCTGGGCCACCCAGAGGCAGGCCGCCCAGAGCGGCCAGGCCCGCAGCCGCGAGCTCATCGCCAGCCCGGCGCCCATCAGCGCCACGAAGGCCGCCTCGATCGCCGAGAGCCCGACCGTCGCGTCCCAGCCGATCACCCGCAGCCAGCTGAGCAGCAGCAGGAAGAACGGGAACCCGAACGCGAACCCGGTCCAGGCCCCCTGCCGCCCCGTCCGCCCCTTGGTCAGGAGCGACAACGCCCCGACCCCGACCACCGAGAGCGGCCACAGGTCGTATGGCGGAAACGAGAGCCCCAGCGCCAGCCCGCCGACAACGGCCAGCCCGGTCCTCGGCAGGCCCGCCCGTATCTTGGCGAGGCGGCGGCTGACTGCGGATTCTTGCTGCATCAGCGAACCGTACAGCACCTTCTGAACCGACCGGCAGCTGCACTGTCAGGGGCGCGGGGAACGGCGCGGCCAAGCACCCCCGACCGCTGTCTTACGCCGATGCCCGGTTGCACTATCCGATGACGGTGCAACCGGCTCCCAGCGCGAGATGACTCGGTGGCTTCTCCCGAACCGCGCAGTTCCCCGCGCCCCCGATAGTGCAGCTGCCCGACGCCCCCGAAGAGATCTACCTCTGGAAAACCGTCTTCCCCCGGACGACGGTCCGCAGGCACTGCGGCAGCGGCTCCCCCGGGGTGAGGTCCGGCAGGCCGGGGGTGCCCGATCGGGGGTCGGTGGACCAGCCCGCCACTCGCGAGTCGGGGGCCTGGACGACCAGGTCATCGGCGGCCCAGATCGCGTAGCTGGCCACCGCGCCGGGGACCAGCACGCCGTCCTGGTCCCGGCCGATCGCGCGCCAGCCACCGCGGGTGTGCGCGGCGAACGCGGCCCGCACCGAGATCCGGTGCTCCAGCGTCTGGTGGAAAGCGGCGGCCCGCACGCTGCCCCACGGGTCGAGCGGGGTGACGGGGGCGTCCGAGCCGAAGGCCAGCGGGACGCCCGCGCGCAGCATCGCGGCGAACGGGTTCAGCTCCGCCGCCCGCTCGGCGCCGAGCCGCTGGACGTACATGCCCTCGGGGCCGCCCCAGGCGGCGTCGAAGGCGGGCTGGACGGAGGCGGTCAGGCCGAGCTCGGCGAAGGCGGCGACGGCCTTGTCGTCCAGGGCCTCCGCGTGCTCCACGCGGTGCCGCAGGGCCTTGACCCGGGCCAGGCCCAGCCGGTCGGCGGCGGTGCGGACGCCGTCGATGACGGCGGCGAGCGCGGCGTCGCCGATCGCGTGGAAGCCGGCCTGCAGGCCCGCCTCGGTGCAGGCGGTGACGTGGTCGGCGACCTGCTCGGCCGTCAGGTAGGAGGTGCCGGTGTGCTCGGCGTCCGAGTAGGGCGTGTGCAGGCAAGCGGTGTGCGAGCCGAGGGCGCCGTCCACGAAGAGGTCGCCACCGGCGCCGATCGCGCCCAGGCGGCGGGCGGTCTCGACCCCGCCGCGCTCGGCGAGCTCGCCCCAGTAGGCGAAGACCTCGGGGC from Kitasatospora sp. MMS16-BH015 encodes:
- a CDS encoding ankyrin repeat domain-containing protein → MTDSASSGSAAGQHPDADVIELAGKLFDAARTGGTAVLAAYLDAGAPANLANDRGDTLVMLAAYHGHEETVRLLIERGADPDRVNDKGQTPLAGAVFKGEQGVIDALLDGGADPKAGTPSAIDTARMFGKDDLAARFEAR
- a CDS encoding RNA polymerase-binding protein RbpA produces the protein MSERALRGTRLGATSYETDRGIDLAPRQTVEYACQNGHRFEVPFSVEAEIPSIWECRFCGQEAMLLDGDEPEEKKTKPTRTHWDMLMERRTREELEEVLAERLAVLRSGGMNLAVHPRDTRKSA
- a CDS encoding amidohydrolase, encoding MTERTNRTVLLRGGNVHSPADPFATAMLVEGEQIAWVGSDGAAETYAATADEVIELAGALVTPAFVDAHVHATSAGLALTGLDLTDCRSLPEALRRIAEFAAATEGVLIGHGWDETKWPEGRPPTLAELDEACGGAPLYLSRTDVHSALASGALRSATEGLAEAAGYHPDGPLTKDAHHAVRQAALTRLTPAQRRAAQLATLTRAAQLGIGALHECSGPEIASEQDLAALLELAAETDGPEVFAYWGELAERGGVETARRLGAIGAGGDLFVDGALGSHTACLHTPYSDAEHTGTSYLTAEQVADHVTACTEAGLQAGFHAIGDAALAAVIDGVRTAADRLGLARVKALRHRVEHAEALDDKAVAAFAELGLTASVQPAFDAAWGGPEGMYVQRLGAERAAELNPFAAMLRAGVPLAFGSDAPVTPLDPWGSVRAAAFHQTLEHRISVRAAFAAHTRGGWRAIGRDQDGVLVPGAVASYAIWAADDLVVQAPDSRVAGWSTDPRSGTPGLPDLTPGEPLPQCLRTVVRGKTVFQR
- the fxsA gene encoding FxsA family membrane protein — protein: MEWIRTVSQHVTPAPTAPRSRLRRLLPLLLTAWLVLEIWLLTVVAGYLGGFAVLMLLIAGVVLGGSLIKRAGRRAFAAAMEQTRAPQPQQPQTGTSLTVLAGVLLILPGFLSDLVALTLLLPPTRALWRALGRRLTATALRTAAPAGAAPFADAMRMQEQLRIHRPDGKVIQGEVVDPATKVVDPESK
- the lnt gene encoding apolipoprotein N-acyltransferase produces the protein MQQESAVSRRLAKIRAGLPRTGLAVVGGLALGLSFPPYDLWPLSVVGVGALSLLTKGRTGRQGAWTGFAFGFPFFLLLLSWLRVIGWDATVGLSAIEAAFVALMGAGLAMSSRLRAWPLWAACLWVAQEWARDRLPFGGFPWGRLAFANTASPFTPLAAIGGAPLVTFAVALSGALLAWGALRLRTDARAPKAAALAGAGAAAAILAGYAVPVPTKADDTVKVALVQGNVAQPGMDFLGRPMMVLNNHASATERLAADVKAGKVAKPDVVIWPENSSDLNPFLDPAAYARIDQAVKAVGVPTLVGALVDGPDNQHVQNEGIVWDPVKGPGASYTKQHPVPFGEYVPFRAELSKVITRLQRVARDFYPGQGNGVMQLGPARIGDVICFEVAYDEIVRDTVNDGGRVLVVQTNNATYAETGQPEQQLAMSRLRAVEHDRAVLIAATSGISAVIEPDGTVSQRTEELTAAELSATVPLRDGKTVADRLGATPEWVVAIAGLLAAAAGLLAGRRSRGNRDELRGRGGDGPSGGTPAEAESLTSVVP